The Aeromicrobium sp. Sec7.5 genome window below encodes:
- a CDS encoding LuxR C-terminal-related transcriptional regulator, with product MDLSGRRSLRTSVLEAVRTGRPVVVVGPAGSGRTRLAEDVVEALAQEMRSVHLVRGGDAVAGVPLAPVAPLLADVGLAGADALGVYSRLPAILRERRAVLVVDDVADLDRATGVLLGQAARAEVAVVLVCRDPADISRSVRDELAARRSVTVSVTPLAPDDVLALASSVVGDELASASAAQLIGLCEGSPALVVDLLRASTNAAGPAGVDLVDLRPGHRSRAAAHERLTDLSDAARGVLRDVSVAGALPEDALDPTGLHELRVAGHVTVGEGVRPTRRLDALVLTADLPPTELADSRRRLGLALRAHPEWLPTSTLLLLASGGTVDAETVVRAAEACLATGDADRAAEIVRGLLGEDTPRTSLLRGRIASARGELDEAAACFAAATDETTLDDAARRQLGQELGLLHAVRRMDPATAVTEVTGLLGHITDPDERRVLEADLVKWRLMAGQETPGLASDPGVTARARLTEAVIAAMIGSMDGTAAQVRSAVSAGRACLPDVPDVEPWVADLLSLSDYLGRAFDGDVLAAEAEALAHRDAAASTASPALGMWEYAAAETALHRGEARQMDTLARRAVRHLAWRDFTGLRPTAAALVAVAHARAGRSSAAAQVVAALTEPQRLDPKVALHVARVDAESLLRAGDPSAAATALTQAAVSAAGQMHRQLAIMALDEAVMIEPTPQRVDQLAQLAVAGGPSGLGQLLAARAGALLEGSTDRLEEWVDRLLAIGFVGRASHVAGVIARQLGAAGTPDEARAWRQRAVLLGSDHGAARWPVVDGIRALTPRELDVARLAAGRARSREIAERLGLSVRTVDNHLARVYRKLGVSGRDDLREALVLEGELPLTQV from the coding sequence ATGGACCTGAGCGGACGCCGCAGTCTTCGGACCTCCGTGCTCGAGGCCGTGCGGACCGGGCGCCCTGTCGTGGTGGTGGGGCCCGCCGGTTCCGGGCGCACCCGGCTCGCCGAGGACGTCGTGGAGGCGCTGGCCCAGGAGATGCGATCGGTACACCTCGTGCGCGGCGGCGACGCGGTCGCCGGGGTTCCCCTGGCACCGGTGGCGCCGCTGCTGGCCGACGTCGGTCTCGCGGGCGCTGACGCCCTCGGGGTCTACTCCCGACTCCCCGCGATCCTGCGCGAGCGTCGTGCCGTGCTGGTCGTCGACGACGTGGCCGACCTGGACCGCGCCACCGGGGTCCTGCTGGGACAGGCTGCCCGCGCCGAGGTCGCGGTCGTGCTGGTCTGCCGGGACCCCGCCGACATCAGCCGATCGGTCCGCGACGAGCTGGCGGCTCGGCGCTCCGTGACCGTCTCCGTCACGCCACTGGCACCCGACGACGTCCTGGCCCTGGCCTCGAGCGTGGTCGGTGACGAGCTCGCGTCGGCGTCCGCGGCCCAGCTCATCGGCCTGTGCGAGGGAAGTCCAGCGCTCGTCGTCGATCTCCTGCGGGCGTCGACGAACGCCGCGGGTCCCGCCGGGGTCGACCTGGTCGACCTCCGCCCCGGCCACCGGTCCCGGGCCGCGGCGCACGAACGCCTGACGGACCTCAGCGACGCCGCTCGGGGTGTGCTTCGCGACGTCAGCGTGGCCGGAGCCCTTCCCGAGGACGCGCTCGACCCGACGGGACTCCACGAGCTCCGGGTCGCTGGCCACGTGACGGTCGGCGAGGGCGTGCGCCCGACGCGGCGCCTCGACGCCCTGGTGCTCACCGCCGACCTGCCACCGACCGAGCTCGCCGACTCCCGCCGGCGCCTCGGTCTCGCCCTCCGTGCGCACCCCGAGTGGCTGCCGACCTCGACACTCCTGCTCCTCGCGAGCGGCGGCACGGTCGACGCCGAGACCGTCGTCCGGGCCGCCGAGGCGTGCCTCGCCACCGGGGACGCCGACCGCGCCGCTGAGATCGTCCGTGGCCTGCTGGGCGAGGACACCCCGCGGACCAGTCTGCTCCGCGGGCGCATCGCCTCCGCCCGCGGCGAGCTGGACGAGGCAGCGGCCTGCTTCGCGGCCGCCACCGACGAGACGACCCTCGACGATGCTGCACGGCGACAGCTGGGCCAGGAGCTCGGCCTGCTGCACGCCGTGCGACGCATGGACCCGGCGACGGCCGTGACCGAGGTGACCGGTCTGCTGGGGCACATCACCGATCCCGACGAGCGACGCGTCCTGGAGGCCGATCTCGTGAAGTGGCGGTTGATGGCCGGGCAGGAGACACCCGGCCTGGCCTCGGACCCCGGAGTCACGGCGCGAGCGCGACTGACCGAGGCCGTGATCGCCGCCATGATCGGGTCGATGGACGGCACTGCCGCGCAGGTGAGGTCGGCGGTCTCGGCCGGTCGCGCCTGCCTGCCGGACGTGCCGGACGTCGAGCCATGGGTGGCCGACCTGCTGAGCCTGTCGGACTACCTGGGGCGCGCCTTCGACGGGGACGTCCTCGCCGCCGAGGCCGAGGCCCTGGCCCACCGCGACGCGGCAGCATCGACGGCCTCACCGGCGCTCGGCATGTGGGAGTACGCCGCGGCCGAGACCGCGCTGCACCGGGGGGAGGCCCGCCAGATGGACACGCTCGCCCGGCGCGCCGTGCGACACCTGGCGTGGCGGGACTTCACGGGCCTGCGACCCACGGCTGCGGCACTCGTCGCCGTGGCGCACGCGCGGGCCGGACGCAGCTCCGCCGCCGCGCAGGTGGTCGCGGCCCTCACCGAGCCACAGCGGCTCGATCCGAAGGTGGCCCTGCACGTTGCTCGGGTGGACGCCGAGTCGCTGCTGCGCGCCGGCGACCCCTCCGCCGCGGCCACGGCGCTGACCCAGGCTGCAGTGTCGGCGGCCGGCCAGATGCACCGCCAGCTCGCGATCATGGCTCTCGACGAGGCCGTCATGATCGAGCCGACGCCGCAACGCGTCGACCAGCTCGCCCAGCTCGCCGTCGCAGGCGGGCCGAGTGGGCTCGGGCAGCTGCTCGCGGCGCGAGCCGGCGCGCTCCTGGAGGGCTCGACCGACCGGCTCGAGGAGTGGGTCGACCGACTTCTGGCCATCGGCTTCGTGGGTCGCGCCTCCCACGTCGCCGGCGTGATCGCTCGACAGCTCGGCGCTGCCGGAACCCCGGACGAGGCGCGCGCGTGGCGTCAGCGGGCGGTGCTCCTGGGCTCGGACCACGGGGCCGCACGCTGGCCGGTCGTCGACGGCATCCGTGCGCTCACGCCGCGCGAGCTGGACGTCGCTCGCCTGGCCGCCGGGCGTGCTCGCAGCCGGGAGATCGCCGAACGGCTCGGGCTGTCGGTGCGCACCGTCGACAACCACCTCGCTCGCGTGTACCGCAAGCTCGGCGTCTCGGGTCGTGACGACCTGCGGGAGGCGCTCGTGCTCGAGGGGGAACTGCCGCTCACGCAGGTGTGA
- a CDS encoding flavin reductase family protein translates to MRAPAPGAAWLRQAFRLYPSGVAIVTAMTPAGPVGLTVSSLASVSAEPPVVSFSVSTATRSAGALLAASEVAVHVLPLDRSPLADAFARSGAPRFTPEQGWVVAADSPPLLPDAVVSLVGPVRQTVPIVGSTLVLVDVATTRIGPPAEPLLHLDRAYRAVGPAIDREDRPR, encoded by the coding sequence GTGAGGGCGCCCGCGCCCGGAGCCGCCTGGCTGCGGCAGGCCTTCCGCCTGTACCCGTCGGGTGTGGCGATCGTGACGGCCATGACCCCGGCCGGCCCGGTGGGCCTGACGGTGTCGAGCCTCGCGTCGGTCTCGGCCGAGCCGCCGGTCGTCTCGTTCTCGGTCTCCACGGCCACTCGGTCGGCCGGAGCACTTCTGGCGGCCTCCGAGGTGGCGGTGCATGTGCTGCCGCTGGATCGGTCGCCGCTGGCTGACGCGTTCGCGCGCAGCGGTGCCCCGCGCTTCACGCCCGAGCAGGGCTGGGTCGTGGCCGCCGACTCGCCGCCCCTACTGCCTGACGCCGTCGTGAGTCTGGTCGGTCCCGTCCGCCAGACCGTCCCGATCGTGGGGTCGACCCTCGTGCTGGTCGACGTCGCGACCACCAGGATCGGCCCGCCGGCCGAGCCGCTGCTGCACCTCGACCGCGCCTACCGCGCGGTCGGGCCCGCGATCGATCGAGAGGATCGACCCCGATGA
- a CDS encoding adenylate/guanylate cyclase domain-containing protein, with the protein MIWLAVLLGLFVASTIGLGVVTIVMRAGLRNAREAIAQLEEQRLIVSAPPNRRRPPRALRRASHAVKAVAETADLLRTHGMQALVASSIEDLTEWLRADRAVVERATAPDGTVTMFFSDIESSTELNVALGDRAFVKVLARHDEVMRSTIQQHHGEVVKTQGDGFMVVFRWPADALRAALDVQDRLAADRGRLRTHAVRVRIGVHRGAVVARDGDYFGRNVALAARVASEASGGEVLVSNDLREALIDSTEFVFDDVREARLKGFATIEQLWRVAPSPDDR; encoded by the coding sequence GTGATCTGGCTCGCGGTGCTGCTCGGCCTCTTCGTGGCCAGCACGATCGGGCTCGGCGTCGTCACGATCGTGATGCGGGCCGGGCTGCGCAACGCTCGCGAGGCGATCGCGCAGCTCGAGGAGCAGCGGCTCATCGTGTCGGCTCCCCCGAACCGTCGACGTCCGCCGCGGGCGCTGCGCCGCGCGTCGCACGCCGTCAAGGCCGTCGCCGAGACCGCCGACCTGCTCCGCACGCACGGTATGCAGGCCCTCGTGGCGAGCTCGATCGAGGACCTCACCGAGTGGCTGCGCGCGGACCGCGCCGTCGTGGAGCGCGCCACCGCGCCGGACGGCACCGTCACGATGTTCTTCTCCGACATCGAGAGCTCGACCGAGCTCAACGTGGCCCTGGGTGACCGCGCCTTCGTCAAGGTGCTCGCCCGGCACGACGAGGTCATGCGCTCGACGATCCAGCAGCACCACGGCGAGGTCGTGAAGACCCAGGGCGACGGCTTCATGGTCGTGTTCCGCTGGCCCGCCGACGCGCTGCGCGCCGCGCTCGACGTCCAGGACCGGCTCGCGGCCGACCGCGGGCGCCTGCGCACCCACGCCGTGCGCGTGCGGATCGGCGTGCACCGCGGCGCGGTCGTGGCGCGTGACGGTGACTACTTCGGACGCAACGTCGCGCTCGCCGCGCGGGTCGCGTCGGAGGCCTCCGGCGGCGAGGTGCTCGTGAGCAACGACCTGCGCGAGGCACTCATCGACTCCACCGAGTTCGTCTTCGACGACGTGCGCGAAGCGCGGCTCAAGGGCTTCGCGACGATCGAGCAGCTCTGGCGCGTCGCCCCCTCCCCCGACGATCGGTAG
- the fdxA gene encoding ferredoxin, with amino-acid sequence MTYVIAQPCVDVKDRACVDECPVDCIYEGKRMLYIHPDECVDCGACEPVCPPEAIFYEDDTPQEWASYYDANVHFFDELGSPGGAAKLGVIDLDHPIIAELPPQNQG; translated from the coding sequence ATGACCTACGTGATCGCCCAGCCGTGCGTGGACGTGAAGGATCGCGCCTGCGTCGACGAGTGTCCGGTCGACTGCATCTACGAGGGCAAGCGCATGCTCTACATCCACCCCGACGAGTGCGTCGACTGTGGTGCGTGCGAGCCGGTCTGCCCGCCGGAGGCGATCTTCTACGAGGACGACACTCCCCAGGAGTGGGCCTCGTACTACGACGCCAACGTGCACTTCTTCGACGAGCTCGGCTCGCCCGGCGGCGCGGCCAAGCTCGGTGTGATCGATCTCGACCACCCGATCATCGCCGAGCTCCCGCCCCAGAACCAGGGCTGA
- a CDS encoding copper resistance CopC family protein, with product MSILRTAALTVASGLVLLLTLSPLPASAHDEMIEATPSQGSALGPDDPPFAAFRFSGEIFPEAAFISVVDPSGADVSVGDPTVAGDTVSREFAADAPGTYTASYRVTSSDGHPIEGSVNFTYNGPAAGEPSPDTAEDQGTDVTPADPENESDRDYTTVVIIVVATAVLVVGTAVAISMLRRRRR from the coding sequence GTGTCGATCCTCCGCACTGCTGCCCTGACCGTCGCCTCCGGCCTCGTCCTGCTGCTGACCCTGAGCCCGCTCCCGGCGTCGGCCCACGACGAGATGATCGAGGCCACTCCGTCACAGGGGTCCGCCCTCGGACCCGACGACCCGCCGTTCGCGGCCTTCCGCTTCAGCGGCGAGATCTTCCCGGAAGCCGCGTTCATCTCCGTGGTCGACCCCTCCGGCGCGGACGTCTCGGTCGGCGACCCCACGGTGGCCGGCGACACCGTGTCGCGCGAGTTCGCGGCCGACGCTCCCGGCACCTACACCGCCTCGTACCGCGTCACGTCGTCCGACGGCCACCCGATCGAGGGGTCGGTCAACTTCACGTACAACGGGCCCGCCGCGGGCGAGCCCAGCCCCGACACGGCCGAGGACCAAGGCACCGACGTCACGCCGGCCGACCCCGAGAACGAGTCCGACCGCGACTACACGACCGTGGTGATCATCGTGGTCGCGACGGCCGTGCTGGTGGTCGGCACCGCGGTCGCGATCAGCATGCTGCGTCGCCGTCGTCGCTGA
- a CDS encoding haloalkane dehalogenase, translated as MSTDHGSGPLPGVHRTPDARFTGLPDFDHPPHYRTWEGLRLAHVDVGDGSPIVLLHGEPTWSFLWRHVIAELTGAGHRCIAPDLPGFGRSDKPSDDWFTYDRLVASVVSLFEELDLRDVTLVVHDWGGPVGLRVATTEIPERISRLVVMDSGLFTGHQRMGSAWQAFRDFVDATPDLPIGMLITGAVATPMTDAVVAAYEAPFDSVEAKGGARSLPGLIPQTPDAPGAAEGRAAVEALSADTRPVLLLWADQDAVLPLEATGRQMEQLLPLRQPLQVVENAGHFLQEDAGPAIGRAIATWLDEVGGA; from the coding sequence GTGAGCACCGACCACGGCTCCGGCCCGCTGCCCGGCGTCCACCGCACCCCGGACGCCCGCTTCACCGGCCTCCCCGACTTCGACCACCCACCGCACTACCGGACCTGGGAGGGCCTGCGCCTGGCCCACGTCGACGTGGGCGACGGGTCGCCGATCGTGCTGCTGCACGGCGAGCCGACGTGGTCGTTCTTGTGGCGCCACGTCATCGCCGAGCTGACCGGGGCCGGGCACCGGTGCATCGCCCCCGACCTGCCGGGGTTCGGCCGCTCGGACAAGCCGTCCGACGACTGGTTCACGTACGACCGGCTGGTCGCCTCAGTCGTGTCGCTGTTCGAGGAGCTCGACCTGCGCGACGTGACGCTCGTGGTGCACGACTGGGGCGGACCGGTGGGCCTTCGGGTCGCCACGACCGAGATCCCGGAGCGCATCTCGCGGCTGGTCGTCATGGACTCGGGGCTGTTCACGGGCCACCAGCGGATGGGCTCGGCCTGGCAGGCGTTCCGCGACTTCGTCGACGCGACGCCCGACCTGCCCATCGGGATGCTCATCACCGGAGCCGTCGCGACCCCCATGACTGATGCCGTCGTGGCCGCCTACGAGGCCCCGTTCGACAGCGTCGAGGCCAAGGGCGGCGCACGGTCTCTCCCCGGGCTGATCCCCCAGACACCCGACGCCCCGGGCGCGGCCGAGGGGCGCGCGGCGGTCGAGGCGCTCAGCGCCGACACCCGCCCGGTCCTGCTGCTGTGGGCCGACCAGGACGCCGTGCTCCCGCTGGAGGCGACCGGACGCCAGATGGAGCAGCTCCTGCCGCTGCGTCAGCCGTTGCAGGTCGTGGAGAACGCCGGCCACTTCCTCCAGGAGGACGCCGGCCCCGCGATCGGGCGGGCGATCGCCACGTGGCTCGACGAGGTCGGCGGGGCCTGA
- a CDS encoding 2'-5' RNA ligase family protein, whose protein sequence is MPQTIELTLDDELDAAVRAEWDLLAAAGLPSQALHLGITNAPHVTLGVASALDPGTTGRLATVPLPGQIRLGGLLVFRGRRSSVVSRAVIPSAALLATHAGVAEAMGGAPDRPDLTLPGRWTPHVTLARRLDDAQLAQVLDLLADVPRELVGEPSALRHWDSDTKTVHVLSAR, encoded by the coding sequence GTGCCGCAGACCATCGAGCTGACGCTCGACGACGAGCTCGACGCCGCCGTCCGTGCGGAGTGGGACCTGCTCGCCGCCGCGGGCCTGCCGAGCCAGGCGCTGCACCTGGGCATCACGAACGCGCCGCACGTCACGCTGGGCGTCGCCTCGGCGCTCGATCCAGGGACGACCGGCCGTCTCGCCACCGTGCCGCTCCCCGGGCAGATCCGACTCGGGGGGCTCCTGGTGTTCCGCGGGCGGCGGTCGTCGGTGGTGTCGCGAGCGGTCATCCCGAGCGCCGCGCTGCTCGCCACCCACGCCGGGGTCGCCGAGGCGATGGGCGGCGCGCCGGATCGGCCCGACCTCACGCTGCCCGGCCGGTGGACCCCGCACGTCACGCTCGCCCGGCGCCTCGACGACGCCCAGCTGGCGCAGGTGCTCGACCTCCTCGCCGACGTGCCACGCGAGCTCGTCGGCGAGCCGAGCGCGCTGCGCCACTGGGACTCGGACACCAAGACCGTCCACGTCCTCAGCGCACGCTGA
- a CDS encoding hotdog domain-containing protein, translated as MSWETIFSSNLDADDAAAYGNLVRNLRDAQDLVASMRFDRETVDALADDLAEWTKRLAPLSGPETEQTNGRVPSLPVRGQAMVPEFRVSSAGGGRVDGTVTFGRWFMGGGMAAHGGAVALLFDEALGILASASAKAITRTAYLNTDFRALTPIDTELAVSAWIDRVEDRKIFVRGEIRHGSTVCAEADALFLRLRPDQGLGRRTDG; from the coding sequence ATGTCCTGGGAGACGATCTTCAGCAGCAATCTCGACGCCGACGACGCCGCGGCGTACGGGAACCTGGTCCGCAACCTCCGGGACGCGCAGGACCTCGTGGCGTCGATGCGCTTCGATCGCGAGACGGTCGACGCGCTCGCCGACGACCTCGCGGAGTGGACCAAGCGCCTGGCGCCCCTGTCCGGGCCCGAGACCGAGCAGACCAACGGCCGCGTCCCCAGCCTGCCGGTCCGCGGACAGGCGATGGTGCCCGAGTTCCGGGTGTCCTCCGCCGGCGGCGGGCGCGTCGACGGCACCGTGACGTTCGGCCGCTGGTTCATGGGCGGCGGCATGGCGGCCCATGGCGGAGCGGTGGCGCTGCTGTTCGACGAGGCGCTCGGCATCCTCGCCTCGGCCAGTGCCAAGGCGATCACGCGCACGGCCTACCTGAACACCGACTTCCGCGCCCTCACGCCGATCGACACCGAGCTGGCCGTCTCCGCGTGGATCGACCGCGTGGAGGACCGCAAGATCTTCGTGCGCGGCGAGATCCGCCACGGATCGACCGTGTGCGCGGAGGCCGACGCCCTCTTCCTGCGGCTGCGCCCCGACCAGGGCCTCGGCCGCCGCACGGACGGCTGA
- a CDS encoding 3-hydroxybutyryl-CoA dehydrogenase — translation MSVERVGVIGGGLMGSGIVEVNARAGIDVVLVEVSADAAKAAESRVTSSLERALGRGKISQEDFDATVGRIRFTDDLEQLADRQLVIEAASEREDIKLDLFRRLGQIVTDESAILASNTSSIPIVKLGAVSGRADRVMGVHFFNPAPVMKLVELIPSLTSSPETLERMRGYVTGGLGKEPIEATDRAGFVVNSLLVPYLLSAIRMYEAGYASAADIDQGMVLGCGHPMGPLALSDLIGLDTIRAIGQSMYEEFKEPLYSPPPLLDRMVDAGLLGKKSGHGFYPYS, via the coding sequence ATGTCGGTCGAGCGCGTCGGAGTCATCGGTGGAGGCCTCATGGGCTCCGGGATCGTGGAGGTCAACGCGCGCGCGGGGATCGACGTGGTGCTCGTGGAGGTGTCGGCCGACGCGGCGAAGGCCGCCGAGTCGCGGGTGACGTCGTCGCTCGAGCGGGCGCTGGGTCGCGGCAAGATCTCGCAGGAGGACTTCGACGCCACCGTGGGTCGGATCCGGTTCACCGACGACCTCGAGCAGCTGGCCGACCGCCAGCTCGTGATCGAGGCCGCGAGCGAGCGTGAGGACATCAAGCTCGACCTGTTCCGTCGCTTGGGCCAGATCGTGACCGACGAGTCCGCGATCCTCGCGTCCAACACCTCGTCGATCCCGATCGTGAAGCTCGGCGCCGTCTCAGGCCGTGCGGATCGGGTCATGGGCGTGCACTTCTTCAACCCGGCGCCGGTCATGAAGCTCGTCGAGCTCATCCCGTCGCTGACCTCCAGTCCCGAGACCCTCGAGCGGATGCGCGGGTACGTGACCGGCGGCCTGGGCAAGGAGCCGATCGAGGCCACCGACCGCGCCGGCTTCGTGGTCAACAGCCTGCTCGTGCCATACCTGCTCTCGGCGATCCGCATGTACGAGGCGGGCTACGCCTCGGCGGCCGACATCGATCAGGGCATGGTCCTGGGCTGCGGCCACCCCATGGGCCCGCTGGCGCTGTCGGACCTGATCGGCCTCGACACGATCCGCGCGATCGGCCAGTCGATGTACGAGGAGTTCAAGGAGCCGCTCTACTCGCCGCCGCCGCTGCTGGACCGCATGGTCGACGCCGGGCTGCTCGGCAAGAAGTCCGGCCACGGCTTCTACCCCTACAGCTGA
- a CDS encoding FAD-dependent oxidoreductase: protein MTRKLRVGIVGAGPAGVYAADILTKAELPEGFDGVAVDILDRDPTPFGLIRYGVAPDHPRIKEIIKALKRVMANPDIRFFGNVGFGTDVKLEELQQFYDAVVFATGARRDRDLTIPGIDLEGSYGAADFVYWYDGHPDAPREWDFQPHAKQVAVLGVGNVGLDVARILAKTAEELVVTEIPDNVHAGLQKNATTDVHVFARRGPAQVKFTPMELRELSHSPTIDVIVHPEGFEFDEGSMDAIRAAKSQKLVVDVLQNYLAKEPSGAAHRIHIHFCQNPVEVLGEDGKVVGLRTEITELDGTGNVRGTGEFKDWPIQAVYRAIGYHSDNLPGLPFDQNAAVLPNDGGHVVDIDGSPIPGVYATGWIKRGPVGLIGHTKSDAAETIGMLVADAPSLKAAEQSEPAAFDRYLDGRGIEYTTWEGWEKLDAHEVELGANDPFQRERKKVVARDEMVSISRA, encoded by the coding sequence ATGACCAGGAAGCTGCGTGTCGGCATCGTCGGTGCCGGACCTGCCGGCGTCTACGCCGCCGACATCCTCACCAAGGCCGAGCTGCCCGAGGGCTTCGACGGTGTCGCCGTCGACATCCTCGATCGCGACCCCACGCCCTTCGGCCTGATCCGCTACGGCGTCGCGCCGGACCACCCGCGGATCAAGGAGATCATCAAGGCCCTTAAGCGGGTCATGGCGAATCCCGACATCCGCTTCTTCGGCAACGTCGGCTTCGGCACCGACGTCAAGCTCGAGGAGCTGCAGCAGTTCTACGACGCGGTCGTCTTCGCCACCGGCGCACGCCGCGACCGCGACCTCACGATCCCGGGCATCGACCTCGAGGGCTCGTACGGCGCGGCCGACTTCGTGTACTGGTACGACGGCCACCCTGACGCCCCGCGCGAGTGGGACTTCCAGCCGCACGCGAAGCAGGTCGCCGTGCTCGGCGTCGGCAACGTCGGCCTCGACGTCGCCCGCATCCTGGCCAAGACGGCCGAGGAGCTCGTCGTCACCGAGATCCCCGACAACGTCCACGCGGGCCTGCAGAAGAACGCCACGACCGACGTCCACGTGTTCGCACGTCGCGGCCCGGCCCAGGTCAAGTTCACGCCGATGGAGCTGCGCGAGCTGTCGCACTCGCCCACGATCGACGTCATCGTGCACCCGGAGGGCTTCGAGTTCGACGAGGGCTCGATGGATGCCATCCGCGCCGCGAAGAGCCAGAAGCTCGTGGTCGACGTGCTGCAGAACTACCTCGCGAAGGAGCCCTCGGGCGCCGCGCACCGCATCCACATCCACTTCTGCCAGAACCCCGTCGAGGTCCTCGGCGAGGACGGCAAGGTCGTGGGCCTGCGCACCGAGATCACCGAGCTGGACGGCACCGGCAACGTCCGGGGCACCGGCGAGTTCAAGGACTGGCCGATCCAGGCGGTCTACCGCGCCATCGGGTACCACTCCGACAACCTCCCCGGCCTGCCGTTCGACCAGAACGCGGCCGTGCTGCCCAATGACGGCGGCCACGTGGTCGACATCGACGGCAGCCCCATCCCGGGCGTCTACGCCACGGGCTGGATCAAGCGCGGTCCGGTCGGCCTGATCGGTCACACCAAGTCCGACGCCGCCGAGACGATCGGCATGCTCGTCGCCGACGCCCCGTCACTCAAGGCCGCGGAGCAGTCCGAGCCCGCCGCGTTCGACCGCTACCTCGACGGTCGTGGCATCGAGTACACGACCTGGGAGGGCTGGGAGAAGCTCGACGCCCACGAGGTCGAGCTCGGCGCCAACGACCCGTTCCAGCGCGAGCGCAAGAAGGTCGTGGCCCGCGACGAGATGGTCAGCATCTCCCGCGCCTGA
- a CDS encoding AMP-binding protein: MFYPLTISDFLDRAVTVYPDRIAVVDEPVQPADSWGEITYAELGRRARAQAATLDELGVPVGGRVAIVSQNSARMLCSFYGVSGWGRVLVPVNFRLAVAEIQYIVEHSGAQVVMVDPDLRHLKDELRVGQSGVDHVFVLGEDDDKIWGSKADPQPWEADAVEKENATATINYTSGTTARPKGVQLTHRNNWLNATVFGWQASVNDRDVYLHTLPMFPANGWGHPFAATGMGVKHVVIRQIDGGEILRRIQEHGVTYLCAAPAVVAAALDAAKDWDGEIPGRDTVRIIVAGAPPPTRTIERVREELGWEFIQIYGLTETSPLLTMSRMREEWDDLEATEQARLLGRAGAPAVGVRVMVDETGEVLAQSNHNLASYWENPEATEEAQKGGWFHTGDGGTFEDGYVTIADRKKDVIITGGENVSSIEVEDALMSHDAVREVAVIGIPDEKWGEMVTALVVLDPDVDAPSQEDLITHCRQHLAGYKCPKRIEFREELVRTATGKLQKFKLRQEFWKDTGRQIN; encoded by the coding sequence GTGTTCTACCCCTTGACGATCAGTGACTTCCTCGACCGTGCCGTCACGGTCTACCCCGACCGGATCGCGGTGGTCGACGAGCCGGTGCAGCCGGCGGATTCGTGGGGCGAGATCACGTATGCCGAGCTCGGCCGGCGCGCCCGCGCGCAGGCGGCCACGCTCGACGAGCTCGGGGTGCCGGTCGGCGGGCGCGTCGCGATCGTCTCGCAGAACTCGGCCCGCATGCTGTGCTCGTTCTACGGCGTCTCCGGCTGGGGTCGGGTGCTCGTGCCGGTCAACTTCCGCCTCGCCGTGGCCGAGATCCAGTACATCGTGGAGCACTCCGGAGCCCAGGTCGTGATGGTCGATCCCGACCTGCGCCACCTCAAGGACGAGCTCCGTGTTGGCCAGAGCGGGGTCGACCACGTCTTCGTGCTCGGCGAGGACGACGACAAGATCTGGGGCTCGAAGGCGGATCCGCAGCCGTGGGAGGCCGACGCCGTGGAGAAGGAGAACGCGACCGCCACGATCAACTACACGTCGGGCACCACCGCCCGGCCCAAGGGCGTGCAGCTCACGCACCGCAACAACTGGCTCAACGCCACGGTCTTCGGGTGGCAGGCCAGCGTCAACGATCGCGACGTCTACCTCCACACCCTGCCGATGTTCCCCGCCAACGGCTGGGGCCACCCGTTCGCCGCGACCGGAATGGGGGTGAAGCACGTCGTGATCCGGCAGATCGACGGTGGCGAGATCCTGCGCCGCATCCAGGAGCACGGCGTCACGTACCTCTGCGCGGCCCCGGCCGTGGTGGCCGCCGCCCTGGATGCCGCGAAGGACTGGGACGGCGAGATCCCCGGCCGCGACACCGTGCGCATCATCGTCGCCGGTGCCCCGCCGCCCACGCGCACGATCGAGCGGGTCCGCGAGGAGCTGGGCTGGGAGTTCATCCAGATCTACGGCCTCACCGAGACCTCCCCGCTGCTCACGATGTCGCGCATGCGCGAGGAGTGGGACGACCTGGAGGCCACCGAGCAGGCCCGCCTCCTGGGTCGTGCTGGAGCTCCCGCCGTGGGCGTGCGGGTCATGGTCGACGAGACCGGCGAGGTGCTCGCGCAGTCCAACCACAACCTCGCGTCGTACTGGGAGAACCCCGAGGCCACCGAGGAGGCGCAGAAGGGTGGCTGGTTCCACACCGGCGACGGCGGCACGTTCGAGGACGGCTACGTCACGATCGCCGACCGCAAGAAGGACGTCATCATCACCGGCGGCGAGAACGTCTCCTCGATCGAGGTCGAGGACGCGCTGATGTCGCACGACGCGGTGCGCGAGGTCGCGGTCATCGGCATCCCCGACGAGAAGTGGGGCGAGATGGTCACCGCCTTGGTGGTGCTCGACCCGGACGTCGACGCCCCCTCGCAGGAGGATCTCATCACGCACTGCCGTCAGCACCTCGCCGGCTACAAGTGCCCCAAGCGCATCGAGTTCCGCGAGGAGCTCGTGCGCACCGCCACCGGCAAGCTCCAGAAGTTCAAGCTCCGTCAGGAGTTCTGGAAGGACACCGGCCGCCAGATCAACTAG